The following proteins are co-located in the Rippkaea orientalis PCC 8801 genome:
- a CDS encoding ABC transporter permease, translated as MSPSNSLSPNPKSLLTRLPVNGWTVLVIVIAILIAIPILFVVGSVFTDTGEVWQHLASTVLKDYILNSLWLMIGVGVGVLIIGVGTAWLVTMCRFWGCRWFEWLLLLPLSAPAYLLAYTYTDMLDYYGPVQMVLRHWFGWSSVTDYWFPNIRSLWGAIAMLILVLYPYVYLLARTAFLEQSVCTLEASRSLGCTPWQSFYQIALPLARPAVMAGLALALMETLNDFGTVQYFGVNTFTTGIYSTWFGLGERVAAAQLAAFLMLFILGLIGLELWSRRQARYYQTTSPHLAITRYQLGGGRGILAFLACFIPFFLGFVAPCAYLVELIGSNLSEALENNFWQLASHSFILSVLTAIAALILALIMAYGHRLQSSPMMGLGVRLAAIGYAIPGSVIAVGILIPLGRLDNLISHSMEQFFGISTGLLISGTILSLIYSYLVRFLAVAFGSVESSLNKIKPSLDDAARSLGYTPTSTLIKVHTPLMSGGMLTAIMLVFVDVMKELPATLVIRPFNFDTLAIRVYQYASDERLIEAAAPALTIVAVGIIPVIFLSLQIAKSRGSN; from the coding sequence ATGTCCCCTTCTAATTCCCTTTCTCCTAACCCAAAATCCTTGCTAACTCGTCTTCCCGTCAATGGCTGGACTGTTCTCGTCATTGTTATTGCGATTTTAATTGCCATTCCCATTTTATTTGTTGTCGGTAGTGTTTTTACGGATACAGGCGAAGTTTGGCAACATTTAGCCTCAACTGTCCTCAAAGATTATATTTTGAACTCCCTCTGGTTAATGATAGGAGTCGGGGTAGGAGTGCTTATTATTGGGGTAGGAACCGCTTGGTTAGTTACCATGTGTCGTTTTTGGGGTTGTCGGTGGTTTGAATGGTTATTGCTCCTTCCCCTATCAGCCCCCGCCTATTTACTCGCCTATACCTACACCGATATGCTGGACTACTATGGGCCGGTACAGATGGTGTTACGTCATTGGTTTGGCTGGAGTAGCGTGACAGATTATTGGTTCCCCAATATTCGATCGCTGTGGGGAGCGATCGCTATGTTAATCTTAGTCCTCTATCCCTACGTTTATCTCTTAGCCCGCACCGCCTTTCTAGAACAGTCGGTTTGTACCCTAGAAGCCAGTCGTTCCCTAGGGTGTACCCCCTGGCAAAGTTTTTATCAAATTGCCCTTCCCTTAGCCCGTCCGGCGGTGATGGCCGGGTTAGCCCTAGCCTTGATGGAAACCCTCAACGATTTCGGAACGGTACAGTATTTTGGGGTAAATACCTTTACAACGGGGATTTATAGTACTTGGTTTGGATTAGGAGAACGGGTAGCTGCTGCCCAATTAGCCGCTTTTTTGATGTTATTTATTTTGGGCTTAATTGGCTTAGAATTATGGTCCCGTCGTCAAGCGCGTTACTATCAAACCACCAGTCCCCATTTGGCGATTACCCGCTATCAATTAGGAGGGGGAAGAGGAATCTTGGCGTTTTTAGCCTGTTTTATTCCCTTCTTTTTAGGATTTGTTGCCCCTTGTGCCTATTTAGTTGAGTTGATCGGGTCAAATCTGTCAGAAGCCTTAGAAAATAATTTTTGGCAATTAGCCAGTCATAGTTTTATTTTATCGGTTTTGACCGCGATCGCTGCTTTAATTTTAGCCTTAATTATGGCCTATGGACATCGACTCCAATCGAGTCCTATGATGGGCTTAGGGGTTCGTCTTGCTGCGATTGGTTATGCTATTCCTGGATCAGTCATTGCGGTGGGAATTTTAATTCCGTTGGGACGTTTAGATAATTTGATTAGTCACTCAATGGAACAGTTTTTTGGCATCAGCACAGGATTATTAATTAGTGGGACAATTTTGTCCTTAATTTATTCCTATTTAGTGCGATTTTTAGCGGTAGCTTTTGGCTCAGTGGAGTCGAGTTTAAATAAAATTAAACCGAGTTTAGATGATGCAGCCAGAAGTTTAGGATATACTCCCACCAGTACCTTAATTAAGGTTCATACTCCTTTAATGTCTGGGGGAATGTTAACGGCAATTATGTTGGTTTTTGTGGATGTGATGAAGGAGTTACCCGCTACTTTAGTGATTCGTCCTTTTAATTTTGATACCCTAGCCATTAGGGTTTATCAATATGCCTCCGATGAGCGATTAATTGAAGCGGCTGCACCCGCTTTAACCATCGTTGCGGTAGGAATCATTCCCGTGATCTTTTTAAGTCTTCAGATTGCTAAATCTAGGGGATCTAATTGA
- a CDS encoding AI-2E family transporter encodes MNLGQWIGLSSLVISGYILWEIRQLLLLVFTAIIFATALNRLINRLLTWQFRGVKLTRNLAILISLIGILFLTILFFLLIVPPFLEQFDNLIKLLPTIWERLRATVILLVQKQSHFDWLPPPPSLKDLIEQSQPLFTQIFKNFFAFFSNSVVAIIQLLFVLVLTVMMVINPQLYRKGFLKLFPSFYRHRVDEIFTLSEIALGNWLTGIMINCLFIAILSGVGLWILQVKLVLVHALLAGLLNFIPNIGPAASVVFPIMVAVLDEPWKIWVILIWYFIIQNIESYWLTPTVMAKQVSLLPAITLMAQIFFAQSFGLLGLLLALPLAVVAKTWIEEVLFKDILDTWN; translated from the coding sequence ATGAATCTTGGTCAATGGATTGGACTATCTAGCCTGGTTATTTCTGGTTATATCCTCTGGGAGATTCGCCAACTTCTTCTACTGGTTTTCACCGCAATTATTTTTGCAACGGCTTTAAATCGATTAATTAATAGGTTGTTAACATGGCAATTTAGAGGAGTTAAACTAACTCGAAATCTTGCTATTCTTATTAGCTTAATTGGAATTTTATTTTTAACTATTTTATTCTTTTTGTTAATTGTTCCTCCGTTTCTTGAGCAATTTGATAATTTAATTAAATTACTGCCTACTATATGGGAAAGACTGAGAGCAACCGTAATCCTATTAGTTCAAAAACAATCTCATTTTGATTGGCTACCTCCTCCCCCTTCTTTGAAAGATTTAATTGAACAATCACAGCCTTTATTTACTCAAATTTTTAAGAACTTTTTTGCCTTTTTCTCTAATTCGGTTGTCGCCATTATACAGCTACTTTTTGTCTTAGTTTTAACTGTTATGATGGTGATTAATCCTCAACTTTATCGCAAGGGTTTTCTCAAGCTTTTTCCCTCTTTTTATCGCCATCGAGTTGATGAAATTTTTACACTATCGGAGATTGCTTTAGGGAATTGGCTAACAGGAATTATGATTAATTGTCTCTTCATTGCTATCCTGAGTGGGGTTGGTTTATGGATTTTACAAGTTAAGTTAGTTTTGGTTCATGCTTTATTAGCGGGGTTGCTTAATTTTATTCCTAATATTGGTCCTGCTGCTAGTGTTGTTTTTCCTATTATGGTTGCTGTATTAGATGAACCTTGGAAAATTTGGGTTATCTTAATTTGGTACTTTATTATTCAAAATATCGAAAGTTATTGGTTAACACCAACAGTAATGGCTAAACAAGTTTCTCTCTTACCAGCTATTACTTTGATGGCACAAATTTTCTTTGCTCAATCCTTTGGACTGTTGGGTTTATTATTAGCACTTCCTTTAGCTGTTGTTGCTAAAACTTGGATTGAAGAAGTTTTATTTAAAGATATTTTAGATACTTGGAATTAA